CTGGAAAGACTGTCAACGAGGATGCGATTGCGAACGTCCTGAAGAGCGCCGGTGTTGAGCCGGACGCCGCCAGGGTAAAGGCTCTCACGGCCTCCCTCGAGGGCGTTAACATCGACGAGGCCATCGCCTCCGCCGCTGTCGCCGCCGCTCCCGCTGCCGCAGCCCCTGCTGCCGCGGCCCCAGCCGAGCACAAGGAGAAGAAGAAGGAAGAAGAGAAGAAGCCGGAAGTCAGCGAGGAGGAAGCCGCCGCTGGACTTTCCGCCCTGTTCGGTTGAACGAGTGAACCGAAACATCTCGGGAGCTTTGCTCCCCCTTACCTAACGGCCTTGCGGCCCCTTTCCAAAATTTTTCCCATTTTTCCCCATCTTTGACCATAGGGACGTGCTGCCAAGCATTCCCTGAAAACGCCCCACCGCCCCAACATGTTATATTGTGGCAGGAGGATTATTCGGCCGATAGCATGCGGTTGTCAGAATACTACCGGTTGGCAGTGGAGGTCGCCATGGAGGCCGATCCCCGGAAGGGGGAGGAGCTCAAGTCCATTCTCCTGCAGACGATCAGGGCGTACGATGCGCTCGATGCCGCCGGCAGGGACATGTTCGATGTCGACAGCCTGTGGAACCCCTACGCGGACAGCCGCATCCTGAGCGGTGACGGTGATACCGAGGTCTCCACAGCAATGTGGGGTATCGATATCTCCTCGGCGGAGGTCCTCCTCGCCGACCGGCTGCGCGAGAAGGGTAAGAAGATCGACGCCATCA
Above is a window of Methanomassiliicoccus sp. DNA encoding:
- the rpl12p gene encoding 50S ribosomal protein P1, which produces MEYIYSALVLHAAGKTVNEDAIANVLKSAGVEPDAARVKALTASLEGVNIDEAIASAAVAAAPAAAAPAAAAPAEHKEKKKEEEKKPEVSEEEAAAGLSALFG